TATCTTTCTAAAAACCCCTCTTTATTTAAAAAAATATTCAAAGCACTTTTTTCTTATCCACTAATCGTACGAAAACGGCCGTTATTGTCCGCTTTTGAACAGCAGATTTGTCTTAAGCATGGCGAAAAAGCACTATAGAGCAGTTTTTTAACTGGCATTGCATTTGAAACTGAAATGGCAAATGAATACAATCTCACGCTTCAAGGAGCTAAATAAGATGATCGAAGGCAGCCGGCAGAAAGATTCGAGACAGCAGGAATTATTGTACAAGGCTTACGCGGCAAAGATGTTTGTAGTCTGCCTTCGTTATGCCAGAGACCATATGGAGGCAGAGGATATCTTACAAACAGGTTTCATAAAAGCTTTCGATAAAATCGCTACTTATAAGAATGAAGGAACGTTTGAAGCATGGCTGCGACGAATTATGGTTAATACCGGTATCGAAAGTTATCGGAAAAGACAGCGTACCATTCAGATAGAAGCGCTCTGCGAAGAAAGTTTTCAAGTAACATATGGTTTGGCGGAACCCTCGCTCGATATTAAAGATTTGTTGAAACTGGTTCAGAAACTTCCCGATAACTATCGGACCATATTTTGTTTATACGCCATAGATGGCTATTCACACAAAGAAATCTCTGTTATGCTGAATACGACAGAGCTCGCGTCGAGAGCCGCCTTATGCAGGGCGAGAGAAGTGTTAAAAAAAGTTATTCTGAATAGCGAGAAGCTTGAAAGAGTGTGCCTGGCGTGTTAAACATTAACGCTGCTTCAATGTAAAAAACAAAAAAACCGGGATGTCCCGGTCTGCGATTTGTTCTTTTTAAAAAGAGGTTGGATTTACAAATTCTTAAGGTAAGAAACCTCTCCGTCGGGAGTAATTTTAACCACCATACTTTCCTCTTTATTTTTCAGACTTGCGAAGTAGATAGTACCATAATTCCTCTGCCCGCTTAAAAGGTATAAGCCAGAGTCGTTCTGACCATCGAAATCATAGCGAACTATCTCGTCAACAGAGTAATCAGCATAGAACTTTTGTAAGCGGCTTTTACTAACAGCTGGCAACTTGTTGAAATCTACATACTGAGTAGTAGCAATATAATCGCCATTCAAATCAAAAAAAGCCGACATCTTCACACCGTCTAACGTAAATGAAGCTTTCTGGAATTGATTTGTAACTGTCCATTTAACATTGGCAGCACTCTGATATTTACTAAGGAAATTGTTCTCTGCAAAATAAGAAACTTCAGCATCCTTCTTTTCACTTTTGTTTTTATCATCTGCGTAACTCTTACCAGATAAAGCCAGAACTAAAAAGGCCAGGTAAAACAACTTTTTCATATCACTTATTTTTTATTTCAGCAACAAAAGTATAAAATTATTAAGTAATGCTAAA
The window above is part of the Arcticibacter tournemirensis genome. Proteins encoded here:
- a CDS encoding RNA polymerase sigma factor, yielding MNTISRFKELNKMIEGSRQKDSRQQELLYKAYAAKMFVVCLRYARDHMEAEDILQTGFIKAFDKIATYKNEGTFEAWLRRIMVNTGIESYRKRQRTIQIEALCEESFQVTYGLAEPSLDIKDLLKLVQKLPDNYRTIFCLYAIDGYSHKEISVMLNTTELASRAALCRAREVLKKVILNSEKLERVCLAC